The Bdellovibrio sp. ArHS genome has a window encoding:
- a CDS encoding BON domain-containing protein yields the protein MSTLLKKNHGDCELVQKLRERIKWDKRVSEADLDIVVHGGVVIVSGCVDTSFKKNAALQAISDTEGVWAVEDRIAVPVDFHRTDDEITEILMSNLTEMIKIDGEHIELEVINGVVKLYGEVFRPRLKAMAVASAWELSGVKDVDNFIEIIDPPRRAPLTVDEYQSLFPQTGMGFSLEVNTLKEVS from the coding sequence ATGAGTACTCTTCTGAAAAAAAACCATGGAGATTGTGAGCTAGTACAAAAACTACGTGAACGAATTAAATGGGACAAAAGAGTAAGCGAGGCTGATCTAGATATCGTCGTCCATGGAGGTGTGGTCATTGTCAGTGGCTGTGTCGACACCTCTTTTAAAAAGAATGCGGCATTGCAGGCGATCTCTGATACAGAAGGCGTATGGGCCGTAGAAGATCGGATTGCAGTGCCAGTTGATTTTCATAGAACGGATGACGAAATTACGGAAATCCTGATGTCGAATCTGACGGAAATGATCAAAATCGACGGAGAGCATATCGAACTCGAAGTGATTAATGGTGTCGTCAAACTTTATGGCGAAGTTTTCCGTCCTCGACTGAAAGCGATGGCCGTTGCCTCAGCCTGGGAGCTCTCGGGTGTGAAAGATGTCGATAACTTTATCGAAATTATCGATCCTCCTCGTCGGGCTCCTCTTACTGTCGACGAATATCAATCCCTGTTCCCTCAAACGGGAATGGGTTTTTCCCTAGAGGTCAATACTCTGAAGGAGGTTTCTTGA
- a CDS encoding NAD(P)H-dependent oxidoreductase, giving the protein MKKILVLNGSPVGDSGNCGRWVRLLLKIFKTLDVDCSVDVVHLKKTSYGMGLKKKISAADAFVFVTGTYWDSWGSPLQKLLEEMTELEGTPALMGKPCSVFVLMHSVGGKSVLSRLQGVLSTMGLLIPPMSGMVYSLLSEEALRGTSSHKADFWQKEDAELILLNLIKACDCRVDWVTWPVDKKDPRRIWFKP; this is encoded by the coding sequence ATGAAAAAGATTTTGGTTCTGAATGGAAGTCCGGTTGGGGATTCTGGGAATTGCGGGCGTTGGGTTCGCTTGCTTTTAAAGATTTTTAAAACTTTGGATGTGGATTGTTCGGTGGATGTTGTCCATCTGAAGAAGACCTCTTATGGAATGGGGCTGAAGAAGAAAATTTCTGCGGCGGATGCATTTGTTTTTGTTACCGGGACGTATTGGGATTCTTGGGGAAGTCCTTTGCAGAAACTTTTGGAAGAGATGACTGAACTGGAAGGAACGCCGGCGTTGATGGGAAAGCCTTGTTCGGTCTTTGTACTGATGCATTCGGTGGGCGGTAAGTCAGTGCTTTCTCGTTTGCAGGGGGTGCTTTCGACCATGGGCTTATTGATCCCGCCGATGAGCGGAATGGTTTACTCTTTGCTTTCAGAAGAGGCTTTGCGGGGGACGTCTTCGCATAAAGCGGATTTTTGGCAGAAAGAAGATGCCGAACTTATTCTTCTGAACCTCATTAAGGCCTGTGATTGCCGTGTGGATTGGGTGACCTGGCCGGTGGATAAGAAAGATCCCCGTCGGATTTGGTTTAAGCCCTGA
- a CDS encoding superoxide dismutase, protein MMFKLPTLPYAKTELAPLFNEEQMTYHYDKHHKAYLDNLNKMMETDSSLKGKSLEEIVLSSSGGVFNNAAQGWNHTFFWFNMAPNGKGGQPSADLEAAIKRDFGSMDELKAKFVDGGVKTFGSGWIWLCTDSSGKLSLVSTSNAQVPFTNNGPTPLMVADVWEHAYYVDYRNLRQKYLETFWTQINWNFVSENYASKKVRDLTKSMT, encoded by the coding sequence ATAATGTTCAAACTTCCAACACTTCCCTACGCAAAAACTGAATTGGCTCCTTTGTTCAATGAAGAACAAATGACCTATCACTACGACAAACATCACAAAGCTTATTTAGATAACTTGAATAAGATGATGGAGACAGATTCTTCGTTGAAAGGAAAATCTTTAGAAGAGATCGTTCTTTCTTCTTCCGGCGGCGTATTTAACAACGCGGCTCAGGGCTGGAATCACACTTTCTTCTGGTTCAATATGGCTCCCAACGGAAAAGGCGGACAGCCTTCTGCGGATCTTGAAGCGGCGATCAAACGTGACTTTGGTTCTATGGACGAACTCAAAGCAAAATTCGTGGATGGCGGCGTGAAAACCTTCGGTTCAGGATGGATCTGGCTATGCACAGACTCTTCTGGGAAACTAAGCTTGGTTTCAACTTCTAATGCGCAAGTCCCTTTCACAAACAACGGCCCTACACCTTTGATGGTCGCGGACGTTTGGGAACACGCTTACTACGTTGACTACCGCAACCTACGTCAAAAATATCTTGAGACGTTCTGGACGCAAATCAACTGGAACTTCGTTTCAGAAAACTATGCTTCTAAAAAAGTTCGCGATCTTACAAAATCAATGACGTAA
- the speE gene encoding polyamine aminopropyltransferase — MKALGRHILVEFSGCNAEVLNDVSIIEKSMIEAAQIAGATVINSTFHHFSPWGVSGVVVIQESHLAIHTWPEYRYAAVDLFTCGDSVDPWVSFEHLKKAFQANYSALEMNRGSLHVIQKSDFQPKHLRTEPSFDLKKGFQIERNVWFTDKDENQALSLRYTGDVLFDETNPFQRVRVLDSYSHGKFLAINNMVMCTERDEFHYHEMISHPVMQAHGNAKNILVIGGGDGGTIRELFKYDHVEKVTMVEIDEAVIRASKEHLPSIASEFGNPKLNLIIGDGIQFVKDAAANSYDVIIVDGSDPVGPAKGLFTAEFYNNCKNALKEGGIIITQGESPMFHEGTFVELNHCLKGIFGKSNVHTMLFHATTYPSGMWSLQVGVKGHYHPAKDFNKDKARQFSMAKGLKYYNEELHSAAFALPTFVRTMLGENA, encoded by the coding sequence TTGAAAGCTTTAGGTCGCCATATTTTAGTTGAGTTCAGTGGTTGTAACGCTGAGGTTTTGAACGATGTTTCAATCATCGAAAAAAGCATGATTGAGGCCGCGCAAATCGCCGGAGCTACGGTTATTAATTCGACCTTCCATCACTTCTCTCCGTGGGGAGTCAGTGGAGTTGTGGTGATTCAAGAAAGCCATTTGGCGATCCACACGTGGCCTGAGTATCGTTATGCCGCTGTTGATTTGTTCACATGCGGCGATTCTGTGGACCCTTGGGTTTCTTTCGAGCATTTGAAAAAAGCATTTCAGGCGAATTATTCTGCACTCGAAATGAATCGTGGCTCTTTGCATGTTATTCAAAAGTCAGATTTCCAGCCCAAGCACCTTCGCACCGAGCCTTCTTTCGATTTGAAAAAAGGTTTCCAAATCGAACGCAATGTGTGGTTCACCGATAAAGACGAAAACCAAGCCTTGTCTTTGCGTTACACGGGTGATGTTCTGTTTGACGAAACGAACCCATTCCAGCGCGTACGTGTCTTGGATTCATACTCTCACGGCAAATTTCTCGCGATCAACAACATGGTGATGTGCACTGAGCGCGATGAGTTCCATTATCATGAGATGATTTCTCATCCAGTTATGCAAGCGCACGGAAATGCGAAAAATATTCTGGTCATCGGTGGTGGAGACGGCGGTACCATTCGTGAGTTGTTCAAGTATGACCACGTCGAAAAAGTCACCATGGTCGAAATCGATGAAGCAGTCATTCGTGCTTCTAAAGAACATCTTCCGAGCATTGCTTCCGAGTTCGGCAATCCGAAACTGAATTTGATTATTGGCGATGGCATTCAATTTGTTAAAGACGCAGCCGCTAATTCATACGATGTCATTATCGTCGATGGTTCGGACCCAGTAGGTCCGGCAAAAGGTCTTTTTACGGCCGAGTTCTACAATAACTGTAAAAATGCACTGAAAGAAGGCGGGATCATCATCACTCAAGGCGAGTCACCGATGTTCCACGAAGGCACTTTCGTTGAACTAAACCACTGCTTAAAAGGCATCTTTGGTAAATCCAATGTCCACACCATGCTTTTCCACGCCACGACCTATCCGTCAGGGATGTGGAGTCTGCAAGTGGGTGTAAAGGGTCACTATCATCCGGCCAAGGACTTCAACAAAGACAAAGCGCGCCAATTTTCTATGGCCAAAGGTCTGAAGTACTACAACGAAGAACTGCATTCTGCGGCCTTCGCTTTGCCTACCTTCGTCAGAACGATGCTTGGCGAAAATGCTTAA
- a CDS encoding class I SAM-dependent methyltransferase, producing the protein MSKTDATTGIAKMDMIKNRLEKNYKKLKSWADRNKIEAYRLYDRDIPEYPFIVDVYKNFYVIYDKSDPIRDKDKNHLPHVSDALKALFKTDEAHVVVKKRERQEGLKQYEKLAEKSETLTVQETQAILKVNLYDYLDTGLFLDHRPMRQKIHKLAKDKKFLNLFCYTGSVSVFAALGGAKTTSVDMSQTYLRWAQDNFTLNGLNPEEHTFVNADVLEWLRLNQNHPMYDMIFLDPPTFSNSKKMEDSFEVERDQDFLVNACMSLLLPSGVLYFSNNKRKFKLSEQILNKYTVKDLTEESIPQDFHDKKIHNCFEIKYK; encoded by the coding sequence TTGTCTAAAACCGATGCCACGACAGGAATCGCAAAAATGGACATGATTAAGAACCGTCTGGAAAAAAACTATAAAAAGCTAAAAAGTTGGGCCGATCGCAACAAAATCGAAGCCTACCGCCTTTATGATCGAGACATTCCAGAATACCCGTTCATTGTCGATGTTTACAAAAATTTCTATGTCATTTACGACAAAAGTGATCCCATCCGCGACAAGGATAAAAATCACCTGCCGCATGTGAGTGATGCCCTAAAAGCTCTTTTTAAAACCGACGAGGCCCATGTCGTCGTCAAAAAAAGAGAGCGCCAAGAAGGGCTTAAGCAATACGAAAAGTTAGCTGAAAAAAGTGAAACACTGACGGTGCAAGAGACGCAAGCCATTTTGAAGGTCAATCTGTATGACTATTTGGATACGGGATTGTTCCTGGATCACCGGCCCATGCGCCAAAAAATTCATAAGCTGGCAAAGGATAAAAAGTTCCTGAATCTGTTCTGTTATACTGGTTCGGTAAGTGTTTTCGCCGCTTTGGGCGGAGCCAAAACCACCAGCGTTGACATGTCTCAGACCTATTTGCGATGGGCTCAGGATAACTTCACTCTGAACGGTTTGAATCCCGAGGAGCACACCTTCGTCAACGCCGATGTCCTGGAATGGCTAAGACTCAATCAAAACCACCCCATGTATGACATGATTTTCTTAGATCCGCCGACTTTTTCGAACTCTAAAAAAATGGAAGACAGTTTTGAGGTTGAGCGGGATCAGGACTTCCTGGTGAATGCCTGTATGAGTCTGTTGTTGCCCTCAGGCGTGCTTTATTTTTCAAACAACAAACGTAAGTTTAAATTGTCCGAGCAAATACTGAATAAATACACCGTGAAAGATTTAACCGAAGAATCCATTCCACAGGACTTTCACGACAAAAAAATTCACAACTGTTTCGAGATAAAATACAAATAA
- a CDS encoding Bd3614 family nucleic acid deaminase gives MSTQNQAEHLAFLLYKTGYDLAYVEHKGVVYYTHFSQKVTAPSSAVVKLLQGLFDQFVDHSFFILRKRIYTTAPLTEMCRGMVKVVAKRATAQVQPRDHKLKLQVQFCEIGSAEVALWPPAHEDTPASFTEDRLTPEEVASVPRTLAKLRSAAQNLARQVPRGEILHDFNRDIAVVLVDANGRYLGFGVNSNSKNKTRHAEVNLLQNLYRAGQTKIPANAILFSTHKPCKMCAGMIYHWSEDPASLRVYYSVEEKGSLSRETILDQTGINKPFPAQ, from the coding sequence ATGTCGACGCAAAATCAGGCGGAACACCTAGCATTTTTACTTTATAAAACGGGCTATGACCTTGCCTATGTCGAGCATAAGGGCGTTGTCTATTATACGCATTTTTCTCAAAAGGTGACCGCTCCGTCTTCCGCAGTGGTCAAGTTGCTGCAGGGCCTGTTTGATCAGTTTGTGGATCACAGCTTTTTCATTTTGCGCAAGCGTATCTATACGACGGCCCCCTTGACGGAAATGTGCCGCGGAATGGTTAAAGTCGTGGCTAAACGTGCCACCGCGCAGGTTCAGCCCCGGGATCACAAGTTGAAGCTGCAAGTTCAGTTCTGCGAAATTGGTTCGGCGGAGGTCGCCCTTTGGCCGCCCGCGCATGAGGATACCCCGGCGTCGTTCACCGAAGACCGTCTGACCCCCGAGGAGGTGGCATCAGTGCCGCGGACCTTGGCCAAGCTGCGAAGTGCTGCCCAAAATTTGGCTCGGCAGGTCCCGCGTGGAGAAATTTTGCACGACTTCAATCGCGATATTGCAGTGGTTCTTGTTGATGCAAACGGCCGCTATCTTGGCTTCGGAGTCAATTCCAACTCAAAAAACAAAACAAGGCACGCTGAAGTAAACTTGCTGCAGAATCTTTATCGGGCCGGCCAAACAAAAATTCCTGCGAATGCCATTTTATTTTCCACGCATAAGCCCTGTAAGATGTGTGCAGGGATGATTTACCACTGGAGTGAAGACCCCGCGTCCTTGCGGGTTTATTATTCGGTGGAAGAAAAAGGTTCGCTTTCGCGGGAAACTATTCTGGATCAGACGGGAATTAATAAGCCATTTCCTGCTCAGTAA
- a CDS encoding PAS domain-containing sensor histidine kinase: MTHSVYDALLNSNAVIEFDPQGYILWANRNYLNIMGYELEEIVGQHHSMFLPEKSQHELSYQQMWYQLAQGQTQVGEFKRVTKNNKEVWIQGSYTPVRHPSGYVIKIIKMVIDITEKKRLAENLEKKNRELASTAEKAKAATYAKSVFLANMSHEIRTPLNSIIGITDTLAETKLDNQQASFVEILQRANNQLMTIINDVLDLSKVEAGELELKMLPFQLQKLLDELTSVLGFRAREKALKLSIEVDPDVDSFYIGDADRLRQILMNLLNNAIKFTHGGEISLRVTRNRTSRPGNVLFCVADTGIGIAKSKFKDIFQPFTQADPTTTRRYGGTGLGLSITKNIVEMMQGQIWLESEVGMGSVFYFTATLKPTQERINYFPQPVYSRLTNDNKASFAAERLKILIVDDVDDNRALFGIYLQNTIHSLSYAASGVEAVERVQNEHFDIIFMDVQMPEMDGYEATRRIRAMEKEYHRPPTRIFACTANAFAEDVKKSLQAGCDKHLSKPIRKDTLLKTILLSFTEQEMAY; this comes from the coding sequence ATGACCCATTCAGTCTATGATGCTTTATTAAATTCAAACGCAGTGATTGAGTTCGACCCTCAAGGTTATATCCTTTGGGCTAATCGCAATTATCTGAACATCATGGGATACGAACTAGAGGAAATCGTCGGACAACATCATTCGATGTTCTTACCAGAAAAATCGCAACATGAATTGTCGTATCAGCAAATGTGGTATCAACTTGCGCAGGGCCAAACCCAAGTTGGTGAATTTAAACGTGTAACAAAAAACAACAAGGAAGTCTGGATTCAGGGCTCTTACACTCCCGTTCGCCATCCCAGCGGATATGTCATCAAAATCATAAAAATGGTTATTGATATCACTGAAAAGAAACGCTTGGCCGAAAATCTTGAAAAGAAGAACAGAGAGTTGGCTTCAACGGCGGAAAAAGCGAAGGCAGCAACTTACGCCAAATCTGTTTTTCTGGCGAATATGAGTCATGAAATACGCACGCCCTTGAATTCAATTATTGGTATCACGGATACTTTGGCTGAAACCAAGTTGGATAATCAACAAGCCTCTTTTGTTGAAATCCTTCAGCGCGCAAACAACCAACTAATGACAATTATCAACGACGTTTTAGATCTTTCTAAGGTGGAAGCGGGAGAACTGGAACTAAAAATGCTTCCCTTCCAACTGCAAAAACTGCTGGACGAGCTCACTTCGGTTCTAGGTTTTCGTGCAAGAGAAAAAGCGCTGAAGCTTAGCATAGAAGTGGATCCAGACGTCGATTCATTCTACATCGGTGACGCCGATCGCCTTCGGCAGATCTTAATGAACCTGCTTAACAATGCCATCAAATTCACTCATGGCGGTGAAATTTCCTTGCGCGTGACTCGCAACCGCACTTCCCGCCCTGGGAATGTTCTTTTTTGCGTGGCCGACACTGGAATTGGCATTGCAAAATCCAAATTCAAAGATATTTTTCAGCCCTTTACTCAGGCGGACCCCACGACCACTCGTCGTTATGGCGGAACCGGTTTGGGGCTTTCGATAACTAAGAATATCGTCGAAATGATGCAGGGACAGATCTGGCTGGAAAGTGAAGTCGGAATGGGAAGCGTGTTTTATTTTACCGCGACTTTGAAGCCCACCCAGGAACGTATCAACTACTTTCCTCAGCCGGTCTATAGCAGACTTACGAATGATAACAAAGCTTCGTTTGCCGCCGAACGCCTGAAGATCCTCATTGTTGACGACGTCGATGATAATCGGGCCCTTTTTGGAATTTATTTGCAGAACACGATTCATTCTCTTTCCTACGCAGCCAGCGGAGTGGAAGCCGTCGAACGGGTCCAAAATGAACACTTCGATATCATTTTTATGGACGTGCAAATGCCTGAAATGGATGGCTATGAAGCCACCCGTCGCATTCGCGCGATGGAAAAAGAATATCACCGTCCGCCGACACGAATCTTTGCCTGCACAGCAAACGCTTTTGCCGAAGATGTGAAGAAAAGTCTGCAGGCTGGTTGCGACAAACATTTATCCAAGCCCATTCGCAAAGACACTTTGCTAAAAACAATTCTTCTGTCTTTTACTGAGCAGGAAATGGCTTATTAA
- a CDS encoding four-helix bundle copper-binding protein — MATNQIQDSDMAKCINNCLTSVRTCTETLHYCLQQKGTAFSGKHIALLQFCSDACSLSAKLMIAESEFHHQACELSFELCDACAIECERYEGDSVFANCAEVCRRCAESCRAMAGMTVRMPMQGRSEGTSARM; from the coding sequence ATGGCGACGAACCAAATACAAGATAGCGACATGGCCAAGTGTATTAATAATTGTTTGACCAGTGTTCGCACGTGCACAGAAACCCTTCATTATTGTCTACAGCAAAAGGGGACGGCCTTTTCCGGCAAGCATATAGCCCTTCTTCAATTTTGCTCAGATGCCTGCAGTCTTTCAGCAAAATTGATGATTGCCGAATCTGAATTTCATCATCAAGCGTGTGAACTATCGTTTGAGTTGTGTGATGCCTGCGCGATTGAGTGCGAGCGCTACGAAGGTGACTCAGTTTTCGCAAATTGTGCGGAGGTTTGCCGTCGTTGTGCTGAGTCCTGCCGGGCGATGGCTGGAATGACGGTGCGAATGCCTATGCAGGGGAGAAGCGAAGGGACTTCAGCTCGTATGTAA
- a CDS encoding fibronectin type III domain-containing protein, producing MKIAVSLFAFALTLALTSPSLAEEGHGGGGHGGLAEKMNALFPPKQPVPAKRDVPAAPELSAPAYFSEIKADKAALQWKAVEGASEYHVQLATDPNFKWLVANEYHVKGTSFEATGLEAGKHYYWRVAAVADANWSTFRRSFFATSMFATPAK from the coding sequence ATGAAGATCGCTGTATCTCTATTCGCATTCGCTTTGACCCTAGCTCTTACGTCTCCGTCTTTGGCTGAAGAAGGCCATGGTGGAGGTGGACATGGCGGCCTTGCCGAAAAAATGAATGCTTTGTTCCCTCCGAAGCAACCAGTTCCAGCTAAAAGAGACGTTCCTGCAGCTCCCGAACTTTCCGCTCCTGCTTATTTTTCTGAGATCAAAGCTGACAAAGCAGCTTTGCAATGGAAAGCCGTTGAAGGCGCTTCTGAATACCACGTGCAATTGGCGACAGACCCTAATTTCAAATGGTTAGTGGCTAACGAATACCACGTTAAAGGCACTTCTTTTGAAGCTACAGGCTTGGAAGCTGGCAAACACTACTACTGGAGAGTTGCCGCAGTAGCTGATGCAAACTGGTCTACATTCCGCAGAAGTTTCTTTGCGACTTCGATGTTCGCAACTCCAGCGAAATAG
- a CDS encoding YiiX/YebB-like N1pC/P60 family cysteine hydrolase — translation MRRLVVGFIALTLFLTSCSTFQSSDRTPASTQYFVDPQYYDFQVLVAESLDFRAEALKFAESKKLNETSQISLTRTEGEWLREKGRKYLELRKKLVDLAIKEGELFDGYNSVKLNAYKGTSTKTHNMPGDYERRPHTQQPTFTVMQLDPTDKEGEQRFFRMQMALSAALLLMDNYLVAIQPYNENSSLRYVLNYDTSERRALQQIADSYSSPSRRLQVEKGIKFIDEVMAWRRAKGIETSPEESFLYGLTQSSIWYLAVKNGQNNSSFKDAIVNLWNRITLRGKRGVRVVSYGVSMGFGNMVGLVETRKGYLHNMPASEKEALIAEMQPLDILMEKTPFRLTDKMIPGHYGHVAIWLGTESQLRDLKVWDQIPKNIQDKIRSGHRIVEALRPGVQINTLEHFLNIDDFLVIRDKRQVSDDYRRKAILQAVAQIGKEYDFNFDVATHERIVCSEIAYVVYSDVKWPLEEMVRRYTISPDNVAQLAVGNNPVFEPVIMYYGGKRYFKNLPYSLSLLLKATDQSYADFERFQNL, via the coding sequence ATGCGTCGTCTTGTTGTGGGCTTTATCGCCCTAACGTTGTTTTTGACTTCTTGTTCGACCTTTCAATCTTCTGATCGTACGCCTGCATCCACCCAGTACTTTGTCGATCCTCAATATTATGACTTTCAAGTTCTTGTCGCCGAGTCCTTGGACTTCCGTGCCGAAGCTTTGAAATTCGCTGAAAGCAAAAAGCTAAATGAAACTTCTCAGATTTCTTTGACCCGTACCGAGGGGGAGTGGCTGCGCGAAAAAGGCCGCAAATATCTGGAGCTGCGTAAAAAGCTGGTAGATTTGGCGATCAAAGAGGGTGAACTCTTTGACGGATATAACTCGGTAAAATTGAACGCCTACAAGGGGACTTCTACTAAGACCCACAACATGCCGGGCGATTATGAGCGTAGGCCTCATACTCAACAGCCCACCTTCACCGTTATGCAATTAGATCCTACTGACAAGGAAGGTGAGCAACGATTCTTCCGTATGCAGATGGCGTTATCCGCAGCATTGCTTCTTATGGATAACTATCTCGTGGCGATTCAGCCCTACAATGAAAACTCGTCGCTGCGTTACGTTTTAAACTACGACACAAGCGAACGCCGTGCCCTTCAACAGATTGCCGATTCCTATTCCTCGCCATCGCGTCGGTTGCAAGTTGAAAAAGGTATTAAATTTATTGACGAAGTCATGGCATGGCGTCGGGCCAAGGGTATCGAAACCAGTCCTGAAGAAAGCTTTTTGTATGGCCTTACACAATCAAGCATTTGGTACCTAGCTGTAAAGAATGGTCAGAACAACTCAAGCTTCAAAGATGCCATCGTGAATCTGTGGAACCGCATTACTTTGCGCGGAAAGCGTGGCGTTCGTGTGGTTTCCTATGGGGTTAGCATGGGATTTGGGAATATGGTCGGATTGGTCGAGACCCGCAAAGGCTACCTTCACAATATGCCCGCATCTGAAAAAGAGGCTTTGATTGCGGAAATGCAGCCTTTAGATATTCTTATGGAAAAAACACCCTTCCGTCTGACGGATAAAATGATTCCCGGGCACTATGGGCACGTGGCGATCTGGTTGGGAACGGAATCTCAATTGCGCGATCTGAAAGTCTGGGATCAAATTCCCAAAAATATTCAGGATAAAATCCGCTCAGGCCATCGTATCGTCGAAGCTTTGCGTCCTGGTGTGCAAATCAATACTTTAGAGCATTTCCTGAATATTGACGACTTCCTTGTGATTCGTGATAAACGCCAGGTTTCTGATGACTATCGCCGCAAAGCTATTTTACAAGCGGTCGCTCAAATCGGAAAAGAGTATGACTTCAACTTCGACGTTGCCACTCACGAACGTATTGTATGCTCGGAAATCGCTTACGTCGTCTACTCGGATGTGAAGTGGCCGTTGGAAGAGATGGTTCGTCGTTATACGATCAGCCCTGATAATGTCGCCCAACTTGCCGTGGGGAATAATCCTGTCTTTGAACCCGTGATAATGTACTACGGCGGCAAACGTTATTTTAAAAACCTTCCATACTCTTTGTCGCTTCTTTTGAAAGCCACGGACCAGTCGTACGCGGATTTCGAAAGATTCCAGAATTTATAA